A single region of the Acidobacteriota bacterium genome encodes:
- a CDS encoding glycosyltransferase family 39 protein: MKILLTTKPSILLIILVLAIAPYFIKLGASSLWDANEAFYAETPREMIAAGDYLNPSFNFKPRFNKPPLCYWVVAAFYKLFGVSEATERLPLALGALAMILTAFFLGRAAHSSQAGLFAAIALATLPRFVMFSRRIIIDVYIAMFMGLTLLFFALAEKYPERRKLFLMLMYVSAGLGVLTKGPVALLLPAIAFTIYLTITGQLKKIRAIYLPSGVLIVAAIVLPWYAAIYFEHGLVYIKTFLLKDNLSRYTEPIWGPRRGYFFYLPVMLGDLFPWSFFLFFPVLAKIFFLLKRFGERYWKKAATAIHLTNQPALFERLKIYANQHPQTALLIIWIAVIVGFYSLSSNKEDLYISPIYTAAASLVGIVIANFLSTEKVNAIVYQRLIMALGIFVALLGMLLFYVIGNAAPEYQLAGEFAIALIALLGGLTISLMAIRKNPFASVASLAMTFVVLNWIFVLWTLPDFERYKPVRALCEVIKTEASPDAQVGYYAVASPSMVFYLQKPIFEYYQPDELIQALANHPEVYCIISQDHYEALKGRFTTPTRTLATRPVFQVKLRTLFNQRDLPQVVLITNKSE, encoded by the coding sequence ATGAAAATTCTTTTAACCACGAAGCCATCCATCCTGCTCATCATTTTAGTGCTGGCAATCGCGCCTTATTTCATCAAACTCGGCGCGTCATCTTTGTGGGATGCCAACGAAGCCTTTTATGCCGAGACCCCGCGAGAGATGATTGCCGCGGGTGATTACCTCAATCCCAGTTTCAATTTCAAACCGCGATTTAATAAACCACCGCTCTGTTACTGGGTGGTCGCGGCATTTTATAAACTGTTCGGGGTTTCGGAAGCAACCGAGCGGTTACCTCTGGCTTTGGGCGCGCTGGCAATGATTTTGACCGCATTTTTTCTGGGGCGCGCGGCGCATTCCAGCCAAGCGGGACTCTTTGCAGCAATCGCCCTTGCCACCCTGCCGCGCTTTGTGATGTTTTCGCGGCGCATCATCATCGATGTCTATATTGCTATGTTTATGGGGCTGACCTTGCTGTTTTTTGCGCTCGCGGAAAAATATCCCGAACGTCGAAAACTTTTTCTGATGTTGATGTATGTTTCAGCAGGGCTTGGCGTCCTGACGAAAGGTCCCGTCGCACTTTTGCTTCCCGCCATTGCGTTTACGATTTATTTAACCATCACCGGACAACTCAAAAAAATCCGCGCAATATATTTGCCGTCAGGAGTGTTGATTGTCGCAGCGATTGTCTTGCCGTGGTACGCGGCAATCTATTTTGAACACGGCTTGGTTTATATCAAAACATTTCTGCTCAAAGATAATCTCTCGCGTTACACAGAGCCTATCTGGGGTCCGCGACGCGGTTATTTTTTTTACCTGCCGGTCATGCTCGGCGATCTGTTCCCGTGGTCATTCTTTTTATTCTTTCCCGTGCTTGCAAAAATATTTTTTTTATTAAAAAGATTTGGCGAACGGTATTGGAAAAAAGCGGCAACCGCAATTCATCTCACCAATCAGCCCGCGCTTTTTGAGCGATTGAAAATTTATGCCAATCAACATCCGCAAACCGCTTTACTGATCATCTGGATTGCGGTCATCGTCGGCTTTTATTCGCTGTCGAGCAACAAAGAAGACCTCTATATCTCGCCAATCTATACGGCGGCGGCAAGCCTTGTCGGCATTGTCATCGCTAATTTTTTATCTACAGAAAAGGTCAATGCCATTGTTTATCAACGCCTCATCATGGCGCTTGGCATTTTCGTTGCGCTGCTCGGCATGCTGTTGTTTTATGTCATTGGCAATGCAGCACCGGAATACCAACTGGCAGGTGAATTCGCCATTGCTTTAATCGCGCTGCTCGGCGGCTTAACGATTAGCTTGATGGCTATCCGTAAAAACCCGTTTGCCTCGGTTGCTAGCTTGGCGATGACTTTCGTGGTGTTGAATTGGATTTTTGTTTTATGGACGCTTCCCGATTTTGAACGTTACAAGCCGGTGCGCGCGTTGTGCGAGGTGATTAAGACCGAAGCCAGCCCGGATGCTCAGGTCGGTTATTACGCCGTCGCCTCGCCAAGCATGGTGTTTTATTTACAGAAACCGATTTTTGAATACTATCAACCGGATGAGTTAATCCAGGCGTTGGCAAATCACCCGGAAGTCTATTGCATCATCAGCCAAGACCACTACGAAGCCTTAAAAGGGCGCTTTACTACTCCCACACGAACTCTTGCGACACGTCCGGTTTTTCAAGTAAAGTTAAGGACTCTGTTTAACCAAAGAGACTTGCCCCAAGTGGTATTGATTACGAATAAATCGGAGTAA